The following proteins are encoded in a genomic region of Synechococcus sp. CBW1002:
- the radA gene encoding DNA repair protein RadA codes for MALGRPSTHYVCSSCGARTRQFFGRCAACGSWNTLVEQAVPAADSRRRRPVPRSGGGPASHGVAEDWNGADGEAAATGRPRRSEPIHAVGERPLQRLSSGYIELDRVLGGGLVPGSLVLLGGDPGIGKSTLLLQSARAMADRCSVLYVSAEESAQQVKLRWRRLAEVAATSGEGRSEPQGSGGADRNVLQLLSETDLELVLQELEALRPAVAIIDSIQALHDGELSSAPGSVAQVRECAAALARIAKRQDTALLLVGHVTKEGMLAGPKVLEHLVDAVLTFEGDRFASHRLLRAVKNRFGATHELGVFEMQGRGLAEVSNPSELFLGSQEPSPGTATIVACEGTRSLVVELQALVSTTSYASPRRTATGIGTNRLHQILAVLEKHLSLPLSRFDCYLAVAGGLEVEEPAADLGVAAAVVASFRDLTLPPGTVLIGELGLGGQLRPVGQMELRLQEAARLGFRRAVVPRSGGLGGLAAGLDLQLLEAGNVAEALVAALGSHPTQEQPF; via the coding sequence ATGGCCCTGGGGCGCCCGTCCACCCACTACGTCTGCAGCAGCTGCGGCGCCCGCACGCGCCAGTTCTTCGGCCGTTGCGCGGCCTGCGGCAGCTGGAACACCCTGGTGGAACAGGCGGTACCGGCAGCTGATTCACGGCGGCGCCGGCCGGTGCCCCGCTCCGGTGGTGGCCCTGCAAGCCACGGTGTGGCCGAAGACTGGAATGGGGCGGATGGAGAGGCTGCCGCCACCGGCAGACCGCGGCGTTCGGAGCCGATCCATGCGGTGGGGGAACGGCCCCTGCAGCGGCTCAGCAGCGGCTACATCGAACTCGACCGGGTTCTCGGTGGTGGCCTGGTGCCGGGATCGCTGGTGCTGCTGGGGGGCGATCCCGGCATCGGCAAATCGACCCTGCTGCTGCAGAGCGCCCGGGCGATGGCGGATCGCTGCTCGGTGCTCTACGTCAGTGCCGAGGAATCGGCCCAGCAGGTGAAACTGCGCTGGCGGCGCCTGGCCGAAGTGGCGGCCACCAGCGGTGAGGGCAGAAGCGAGCCTCAAGGGTCTGGCGGGGCTGACCGGAACGTGCTTCAACTCCTCTCGGAAACCGATCTGGAGCTGGTGTTGCAGGAGCTGGAGGCACTGCGGCCGGCGGTGGCAATCATCGACAGCATCCAGGCCCTGCACGACGGCGAACTCAGCAGCGCCCCGGGGTCGGTCGCGCAGGTGCGGGAGTGTGCCGCGGCCCTGGCCCGCATCGCCAAGCGCCAGGACACGGCACTGCTGCTGGTGGGCCATGTGACCAAGGAGGGCATGTTGGCGGGGCCCAAGGTGCTGGAGCATCTGGTTGATGCCGTGCTCACCTTCGAGGGGGACCGCTTCGCCAGCCACCGGCTGCTGCGTGCCGTGAAGAACCGCTTCGGCGCCACCCACGAACTCGGTGTTTTCGAGATGCAGGGCCGCGGCCTGGCGGAGGTGAGCAACCCCAGCGAACTGTTCCTGGGCAGCCAGGAGCCCAGCCCGGGCACCGCCACGATCGTGGCCTGCGAAGGCACCCGCTCCCTGGTGGTCGAACTGCAGGCCCTGGTGAGCACCACCAGCTACGCCAGCCCACGGCGCACCGCCACGGGCATCGGCACCAATCGCCTCCATCAGATCCTGGCGGTCCTGGAGAAGCACCTCTCCCTGCCCTTGTCGCGCTTCGACTGCTACCTGGCCGTGGCCGGCGGCCTCGAGGTGGAGGAGCCGGCGGCGGACCTGGGGGTTGCTGCCGCGGTGGTGGCCAGCTTCCGCGACCTCACCCTGCCGCCTGGAACCGTGCTGATCGGTGAGCTGGGCCTGGGCGGCCAGTTGAGACCCGTGGGGCAGATGGAGCTGCGTCTGCAGGAAGCGGCCCGCCTCGGGTTCCGCCGAGCGGTGGTGCCCAGGTCCGGCGGCCTGGGGGGGCTGGCGGCCGGACTGGATCTGCAGCTGCTGGAGGCGGGCAACGTGGCCGAAGCGCTGGTGGCGGCCCTGGGCTCGCACCCCACCCAGGAGCAGCCGTTCTGA
- the rpaB gene encoding response regulator transcription factor RpaB has protein sequence MTASSPAKETILVVDDEASIRRILETRLSMIGYQVVTACDGVEALESFRRVTPDLVVLDVMMPKLDGYGVCQELRKESDVPIVMLTALGDVADRITGLELGADDYVVKPFSPKELEARIRCVLRRVEKEAVAGIPNSGVIQVGELRIDTNKRQVYRGDERIRLTGMEFSLLELLVSRSGEPFSRGEILKEVWGYTPERHVDTRVVDVHISRLRSKLEDDPANPELILTARGTGYLFQRIVDAVASEGS, from the coding sequence ATGACGGCTTCGTCCCCCGCCAAGGAAACCATCCTCGTCGTGGATGACGAGGCCAGCATCCGACGGATCCTGGAGACCCGCCTGTCGATGATCGGCTATCAGGTGGTCACCGCCTGTGACGGTGTCGAGGCGCTTGAAAGCTTCCGACGCGTCACACCCGATCTGGTGGTGCTCGACGTGATGATGCCGAAGCTGGATGGCTACGGCGTCTGCCAGGAGCTGCGCAAGGAATCGGATGTACCGATCGTGATGCTCACGGCCCTGGGCGACGTGGCCGACCGCATCACCGGCCTCGAACTCGGCGCCGATGACTATGTGGTCAAGCCGTTCAGCCCCAAGGAACTCGAGGCACGCATCCGCTGCGTGCTCCGGCGTGTCGAGAAGGAAGCGGTGGCGGGCATCCCCAACTCGGGGGTGATCCAGGTGGGCGAACTGCGCATCGACACCAACAAGCGCCAGGTCTACCGGGGCGATGAGCGCATCCGGCTCACCGGCATGGAGTTCAGCCTGCTGGAGCTGCTGGTGAGCCGCTCAGGCGAGCCGTTCAGCCGCGGCGAGATCCTCAAGGAGGTGTGGGGGTATACCCCGGAGCGTCACGTGGACACCCGCGTGGTGGATGTCCATATCTCCCGGCTGCGCTCCAAACTGGAAGACGATCCCGCCAATCCCGAGCTGATCCTCACGGCACGGGGCACCGGGTATCTGTTCCAGCGCATCGTTGACGCCGTTGCCTCCGAAGGAAGCTGA
- the plsX gene encoding phosphate acyltransferase PlsX has translation MPPKEADNTVPGPLRPRTSRAKPSRAIRRLVVWYRRNATVTRVVGTATAAGNVAGSVVGVAGNVAGAAGSMAGTMAGSVVSGAGTVAGTVLTPLVFDPLRRLQQGQAGMAAEIADTERLWVAVDGMGGDEAPGPILEGCLSAVELLPLRVRFVAETEPLQRAVAELGLQDALASATERGLIDLVSSGPSVGMHEEATVVRRKRDASINLAMDLVKRGEATAVYSAGNSGAVMASAIFRLGRLKGIDRPAIGALFPTKDPSQQVLVLDVGANMDCKPEWLHQFALLGNIYSRDVLQVARPRVGLVNIGEEECKGNDLCLRTYPLLAGDERFVFAGNCEGRDILSGDFDVVVCDGYTGNVLLKFLESVGSVLLDVLRAELPRGRRGKLGSAFLRSNLVRIKKRLDHAEHGGALLLGVDGVCVIGHGSSKALSVLSALRLAHSAASHGVMDDLHALGASQVQAEAATAAACD, from the coding sequence TTGCCTCCGAAGGAAGCTGACAACACGGTTCCGGGCCCTCTGCGGCCTCGAACCAGCCGAGCCAAACCCAGCCGGGCGATCCGGCGACTGGTGGTCTGGTACCGGCGCAATGCGACCGTGACTCGCGTGGTCGGCACGGCCACCGCCGCCGGCAACGTGGCCGGGTCCGTGGTGGGCGTCGCCGGCAACGTGGCCGGTGCAGCCGGCTCGATGGCGGGGACCATGGCCGGATCGGTGGTCTCCGGCGCCGGCACCGTGGCGGGCACGGTGCTCACCCCCCTGGTGTTCGACCCCCTGCGGCGGCTGCAGCAGGGCCAGGCGGGCATGGCGGCCGAGATCGCCGATACCGAGCGGCTCTGGGTGGCGGTGGACGGCATGGGCGGCGACGAAGCCCCCGGTCCGATTCTTGAGGGCTGCCTCAGTGCCGTGGAGCTGCTGCCTCTGCGGGTGCGCTTCGTGGCAGAGACCGAGCCCCTGCAACGGGCCGTGGCTGAGCTGGGGCTGCAGGACGCCCTCGCCAGCGCGACGGAGCGGGGCCTGATCGACCTGGTGTCCAGCGGCCCCTCCGTGGGCATGCACGAGGAAGCCACGGTGGTGCGGCGCAAGCGCGACGCCAGCATCAACCTGGCCATGGATCTGGTCAAGCGCGGCGAGGCCACCGCCGTGTATTCCGCCGGCAACTCCGGTGCCGTGATGGCCTCGGCGATCTTTCGCCTCGGCAGGCTCAAGGGCATCGATCGCCCCGCCATCGGCGCCCTGTTCCCCACCAAGGACCCCAGCCAGCAGGTGCTGGTGCTGGACGTGGGCGCCAACATGGACTGCAAGCCCGAATGGCTGCACCAGTTCGCCCTGCTCGGCAACATCTACAGCCGCGACGTGCTGCAGGTGGCCCGCCCCCGGGTCGGCCTGGTGAACATCGGAGAGGAGGAGTGCAAGGGGAACGACCTCTGCCTGCGCACCTACCCGCTGCTGGCCGGCGACGAGCGCTTTGTGTTTGCCGGCAACTGCGAAGGGCGCGACATCCTCTCCGGCGACTTCGATGTGGTCGTCTGCGACGGGTACACCGGCAATGTGCTGCTGAAATTCCTTGAATCGGTGGGCAGCGTGCTGCTGGATGTGCTGCGCGCCGAGCTGCCCCGCGGCCGCCGCGGCAAGCTGGGCTCAGCCTTTCTGCGCAGCAACCTGGTGCGCATCAAGAAGCGTCTCGACCATGCCGAGCACGGCGGCGCTCTGCTGCTGGGGGTGGATGGGGTCTGTGTGATCGGCCATGGCAGCAGCAAGGCCCTCTCGGTGCTGAGCGCCCTGCGCCTGGCCCATTCGGCCGCCAGCCACGGCGTCATGGACGACCTCCATGCGCTCGGCGCCAGCCAGGTCCAGGCCGAAGCAGCAACGGCAGCAGCCTGTGATTGA
- a CDS encoding beta-ketoacyl-ACP synthase III, producing the protein MALVGCGSALPAASVSNAALSERVDTNDAWIRSRTGIGSRRVAGPDETLTSLAAEACTHALAHAGWSPESLDLILLATSSPDDLFGTAPRIQACLGARNAVAFDLTAACSGFLFALITAAQYIAGGSVRRALVIGADQLSRWVDWDDRRTCVLFGDGAAAVAVEACDADANGLLGFRMRSDGSRNGCLTLAQTDQRQALLGNLSAQRGGFAPIHMNGQEVYKFAVREVPAVLAEVLEACGTEANQLDWLLLHQANQRILDAVAERFKVPPERVLSNLASYGNTSAATIPLMLDEAVRDGRVKPGHRLASSGFGAGLSWGGALLRWSGPQG; encoded by the coding sequence ATGGCCCTGGTGGGCTGCGGCAGTGCCCTGCCGGCAGCCAGTGTCAGCAATGCCGCGCTGAGCGAGCGGGTCGACACCAACGATGCCTGGATCCGCTCCCGCACCGGCATCGGCTCTCGGCGGGTCGCTGGCCCCGATGAAACCCTCACCAGCCTGGCCGCAGAGGCCTGCACCCACGCCCTTGCCCATGCCGGCTGGAGCCCGGAAAGCCTGGATCTGATCCTGCTGGCCACCTCCAGTCCCGACGACCTGTTCGGCACCGCTCCTCGCATCCAGGCCTGCCTGGGCGCTCGGAATGCCGTGGCCTTCGATCTCACGGCCGCCTGCAGCGGCTTCCTCTTCGCCCTGATCACCGCGGCCCAGTACATCGCCGGCGGCAGTGTGCGTCGGGCCCTGGTGATCGGCGCTGACCAGCTCAGCCGCTGGGTGGACTGGGATGACCGCCGGACCTGCGTGCTGTTCGGGGATGGGGCCGCAGCCGTGGCCGTGGAGGCCTGCGATGCCGACGCCAACGGATTGCTGGGCTTTCGCATGCGCTCCGATGGCAGCCGCAACGGCTGCCTCACCCTCGCCCAGACCGATCAACGCCAGGCCCTGCTCGGCAATCTCTCGGCCCAGCGCGGCGGCTTCGCGCCGATCCACATGAACGGCCAGGAGGTCTACAAGTTCGCCGTGCGGGAAGTGCCCGCCGTGCTGGCTGAGGTGCTGGAGGCCTGTGGCACCGAGGCCAACCAGCTCGACTGGTTGCTGCTGCATCAGGCCAACCAACGCATTCTCGATGCGGTGGCCGAGCGCTTCAAGGTGCCTCCGGAACGGGTGCTCAGCAACCTGGCCAGCTATGGCAACACCTCAGCCGCAACAATTCCGCTGATGCTTGATGAAGCCGTGCGCGATGGTCGTGTCAAGCCCGGTCACCGGCTGGCCAGCAGTGGCTTCGGTGCCGGGCTCAGCTGGGGCGGGGCCCTGCTGCGCTGGAGCGGTCCCCAGGGCTGA
- the fabD gene encoding ACP S-malonyltransferase — MGIAWVFPGQGSQKVGMADGVLDLAGARERFGQASELLGRDLLAICQGQEESRYGVLGDLNRTRNTQLALFVVESLLVDELRRQGRTAQLVSGHSLGEFVGLYAAGVLDAHTALVLILKRSVLMAAARGGAMTAVMGFDRNQLNDLVAATDGVVIANDNSSAQVVLSGSPEAVAAVCAALQCKRAIPLAVSGAFHSPFMAEAAEAFAAELEAVPFADATIPVLSNTDPTPETRGEVLKARLTRQMTTGVRWRETMDCFVAEAISTAVEIGPGNVLSGLIKRSCSGITTSQIASAADLGL; from the coding sequence ATGGGTATTGCCTGGGTGTTTCCTGGCCAGGGTTCCCAGAAGGTGGGGATGGCCGATGGGGTTCTGGATCTGGCCGGCGCCCGCGAGCGCTTCGGGCAGGCCTCGGAGCTGCTGGGCCGCGACCTACTGGCGATCTGCCAGGGGCAGGAGGAGAGCCGCTATGGAGTTCTCGGAGACCTGAACCGAACCCGCAACACCCAGCTGGCCCTGTTCGTTGTTGAAAGCCTTCTGGTCGACGAGCTCAGGCGCCAGGGACGCACAGCCCAGTTGGTCTCTGGGCACAGTCTTGGTGAGTTCGTTGGCCTCTATGCCGCCGGGGTACTGGATGCGCATACGGCGTTGGTACTCATCCTGAAGCGAAGTGTGCTGATGGCGGCGGCAAGGGGCGGCGCCATGACTGCGGTGATGGGCTTCGATCGCAATCAGCTCAACGACCTGGTGGCCGCCACCGATGGGGTGGTGATCGCCAACGACAACAGCAGTGCCCAGGTTGTCCTCTCCGGCAGCCCCGAGGCCGTGGCTGCGGTGTGCGCAGCGCTGCAGTGCAAGCGCGCCATCCCGCTGGCGGTGAGCGGGGCCTTCCATTCCCCCTTCATGGCTGAGGCGGCCGAGGCCTTCGCCGCTGAGCTGGAGGCCGTGCCGTTCGCCGATGCCACGATTCCGGTGCTCAGCAACACCGATCCCACGCCGGAAACCCGGGGAGAGGTGCTCAAGGCGCGGCTCACCCGCCAGATGACGACCGGCGTGCGCTGGCGCGAAACCATGGATTGCTTCGTGGCCGAGGCGATCAGCACAGCGGTGGAAATCGGCCCGGGCAATGTGCTCAGCGGCCTGATCAAGCGGAGCTGCAGCGGCATCACCACCAGCCAGATCGCTTCCGCCGCTGACCTGGGCCTGTGA
- a CDS encoding lysophospholipid acyltransferase family protein, producing the protein MRRRRKPAEPPALLSTPKPSLTYRLISYLLVFPIYRLLFRGRTAGNTNVPLEGALVVVANHGSHLDPPLLGHALGRPVAFMAKAELFRVPLLGPIIRACGAYPVARGASDREAIRTATDRLLQGWATGVFLDGTRQADGRVNEPQPGAALLAARAGVPLLPVAIVNSHRALGTGRQRLRLVPIHIRIGTPIPPPASRRRPDLDATTRACQEQINALLDQGMLSGAPAAPQLAPATGSDGLPPNP; encoded by the coding sequence CTGCGGCGGCGGCGCAAACCTGCCGAGCCTCCGGCACTGCTCAGCACCCCGAAACCCAGCCTCACCTATCGGCTGATCAGCTACCTGCTGGTGTTTCCGATCTACCGGCTGCTGTTCCGGGGCCGCACCGCCGGCAACACCAATGTGCCCCTGGAAGGGGCGTTGGTGGTGGTGGCGAACCACGGATCCCATCTCGACCCGCCGCTGCTCGGCCATGCCCTGGGACGCCCCGTCGCCTTCATGGCGAAAGCGGAGCTGTTCCGGGTGCCGCTGCTGGGGCCGATCATCCGGGCCTGTGGCGCCTACCCGGTGGCCCGTGGCGCCAGCGACCGCGAAGCGATCCGCACCGCCACCGACCGGTTGCTGCAGGGCTGGGCCACGGGGGTGTTTCTGGATGGCACCCGTCAAGCGGATGGGCGCGTCAACGAGCCCCAGCCCGGTGCCGCCCTTCTGGCCGCCCGGGCGGGGGTGCCGCTGCTGCCGGTGGCGATCGTGAACAGCCACCGGGCCCTCGGTACCGGTAGGCAACGCCTGCGCCTGGTGCCGATCCACATCCGCATCGGCACGCCGATTCCGCCACCGGCTTCGCGCCGCCGCCCCGATCTGGACGCCACCACCCGGGCCTGCCAGGAGCAGATCAATGCTCTGCTCGATCAGGGAATGCTCAGCGGCGCTCCAGCCGCGCCCCAGCTCGCTCCAGCCACGGGCTCAGATGGTCTGCCGCCCAACCCCTGA
- a CDS encoding YdcF family protein: protein MAATPSDPPPSRRRRPQRRSSGPPPRSAGPLPGPTGRPVPQQQTRRPPARRGLGRLVLPLVLGSGLLWLSRGWWWPTPPQPQPQMILVLGGDAEREQVAARLARRDGLPVVVSGGTNPEYAHWLFEQREGLPRDRVKLDYRARDTLSNFTSLVDDLRRSRIRHALLVTSSDHMDRALLVGRIVAGSRGIQLTPVAVPCGHHCRPEGRSKVWGDGLRAALWVVSGHDIRGWAADHLSPWLERAGARLERR from the coding sequence GGCAACCCCCAGCGACCCTCCGCCCTCCCGGCGCCGCCGACCCCAGCGCCGATCGTCAGGGCCACCGCCGCGCAGCGCCGGTCCACTCCCAGGGCCCACGGGCCGGCCGGTGCCCCAGCAACAGACACGTCGCCCTCCGGCCCGGCGGGGACTGGGCAGGCTGGTGCTGCCGCTGGTGCTGGGCAGCGGCCTGCTCTGGCTGTCCCGCGGCTGGTGGTGGCCGACGCCACCGCAGCCGCAGCCGCAGATGATCCTGGTGCTGGGCGGCGATGCGGAGCGCGAACAGGTCGCGGCCCGCCTGGCCCGCCGCGATGGACTGCCGGTGGTGGTGAGCGGCGGCACCAATCCCGAATATGCCCACTGGCTGTTCGAGCAACGGGAGGGATTGCCGCGGGATCGGGTCAAGCTCGACTACCGCGCCCGCGACACCCTCTCCAACTTCACCTCCCTGGTGGATGATCTGCGTCGCTCGCGCATCCGCCACGCCCTGCTGGTGACCAGCAGCGACCACATGGACCGGGCCCTGCTGGTGGGCCGGATCGTGGCCGGCAGCCGTGGCATCCAGCTCACTCCCGTGGCTGTGCCCTGCGGCCACCACTGCCGTCCTGAGGGCCGCAGCAAGGTCTGGGGAGATGGGCTAAGGGCGGCGCTCTGGGTGGTGAGCGGCCATGACATCAGGGGTTGGGCGGCAGACCATCTGAGCCCGTGGCTGGAGCGAGCTGGGGCGCGGCTGGAGCGCCGCTGA